Proteins found in one Enterococcus sp. 9D6_DIV0238 genomic segment:
- the rbfA gene encoding 30S ribosome-binding factor RbfA, translated as MANYRDRRVGQEIMREVNDILRKRVRDPRVQDITITDVRVTGDLQQATIYYSLLSDLASDQQKAQQGLDKAKGLIRKELGQALTLYKTPELIFERDESVQYGNHIDDLIRKLNQGD; from the coding sequence ATGGCAAATTATCGTGACCGCCGAGTGGGTCAAGAAATCATGCGGGAAGTCAATGACATCTTGAGAAAACGCGTAAGAGACCCTCGTGTGCAGGATATTACGATCACCGATGTTCGTGTAACAGGTGATTTGCAGCAAGCGACGATCTATTATAGCTTGTTATCTGATCTAGCTTCTGACCAACAAAAAGCTCAGCAAGGATTAGATAAAGCAAAAGGTTTGATTCGTAAAGAACTAGGTCAAGCTTTAACATTATACAAGACGCCTGAGCTGATTTTTGAAAGAGATGAATCTGTACAATATGGCAATCATATTGACGATTTGATCCGCAAATTGAATCAAGGGGATTAA